DNA sequence from the Burkholderia pyrrocinia genome:
ACTTCCGCGTCGTGGTGCGATACCGCGCCTTTGAGCTTGTTCATGTTTGCCTCCGTTTCCAGTTCGACCAGTGTTCCTTTGCGCGCCTGATGTCGTCGGGTTGACCGCCCTTGTCGCCGCCGGACAGCAGCAGCACCAGTGCACCGCCGTGCCGGCCGAAGTACACGCGATAGCCGGCACCGACGTGGATGCGCAGTTCGATCACGCCTTCGCCGACAGGCACGCAATCGCCGAAGTTGCCCGTCTGCACGCGGCGCAGGCGTTCGCGAATCCGTGCCTGGGCGAGCTTGTCGCGCACGGCGTTCAGCCATTCGGTGAAAGGCTCGCGACCGTCGTCGCGCTGATAGCGAAGCAGTTCGAACTTGGATAGCATTGTAACTTATAAGCTACAGAGGCGGTGAGGGAAACGAGGCTGCCATGCGGCCTGCCACAGGTGGTGTGAGCGGGGTGCAATGCACGTGGCGCCGGTCGTCGGATCGAGACGGCATGCAACGCAGCGGCGCCGCGGCCGGAGCGCATGCGGCGCCTTCATGGTTCGGGGTTTCAGGCAGCGAAGCCGGCTTCCCGGACGACGATCATTCTTTCATCCGGTGCGTACGGCGGCGATTCGGCCGAATGGCCTGTGTCGATGGCGCGATGACGAGGCATGCGCCGGGTGTGGAGTGTCCGGAGGGAATGACGTGAACGGCAAACCTGCCGGCGTCGCGGCGACGAGCGCCTGTCGGGTTTCTCGCCGGCGCTTGAGCGCCGGTACCGCATGCCGCCGGCCGCGCACCGCAGCGGCGTGCCGCGGGACGTCAGCCATCGACGAATCGCGGTACGATCGATTGCCTTCCGGCCAACATCGCCTTCACGAGAGAACCCGCATGATCACGCTTCGCCCGATGACCGAGGACGATTTTCCGCGCTTCTGGCCGACCTACCGCGCCATCGTCGCTGCTCAGGAAACCTATGCATTCGATCCCGCACCGACGCCGGAGGCCGCGCGCGCACTGTGGCTCGACGCACCGCTCTGCACGTGGATCGCCGAAGAGGACGGCGTGCTGCTCGGTTCGTACTACCTGAAGGCGAACGCGGCCGGGCCCGGCAATCACGTATGCAACTGCGGCTACATGGTGAGCGAGGCCGCGCGCGGCCGCGGCGTCGCGCGCCTGATGTGCGAGCACTCGCAGCAGGTTGCACGCGAGCGCGGTTTCCTCGCGATGCAGTTCAACTCGGTGGTCGCGACGAACGAGATCGCGGTCGCGCTGTGGCAGAAGCTGGGGTTCGAGATCGTCGGCCGCTTGCCGCGCGCGTACCGTCACGCGCGGCTCGGGTTCGTCGATTGCTACGTGATGTTCAAGTGGCTCGGCGACGCGGTGGCCGCCGAAGCCTGAGCATGCCGCTGCTTCGTCAGACGGCGAATGCGCCGTCGAACACGATCCGCTCGTCGAGCGCGAGCGTGCCGCGCGCGAAGATCAGGTCGAGATGATGGCTGCCGTTTTCGCCGCCGCCGAGCCCGAGATGCAGGCCCGGATGGCGTTCCTCGAATCCTGCATTGCGGCCGTACAGCCCGCGGATCCCGAGGTTCGTGCCGATGCCGAATTCCTCGATCCGCCGGTGATTCGCGTGCCGGTCGAGATAGGTCGAGAAGTCGCGCCGGAAGCCCGCGTCGTCGCTGTCGAAATCGACGATCGTGCTGCCTTCGACATGCAGCGTCGCGAGCCGCTCGGCCACCTTGTACTTGATCGCGAACGGCACGGTGCCGAGAAACGTGCCGCTGAACACGACCGAGCCGTTCAGGTCGGTGACGTGCGTCGCGATCTCGCCGGGCACGATGTCGAGATTGCCCATCCCGTCCACGCTCGTCCATTTCTGGTCCGGCGCGAGCGAGCCCGTCAGCGTGTTGCCGGCTTCGTCGATGAAGCGGATCTGCGACGCGCGCGCGGCCGCTTCGATCAGCCGGCCGTTGCGTGCCGCGATGTCGTCGAGCGATTCGGCGAATGCCTCGTCCAGATGCGGGCCGTAATCCTTGAACAAGACCGACTTGCCCCAGTGCTCGACGATCGCAGGGCGGATCGCCGCGAGGAACGGCGGCCCGCTCGGCGACGGCGTCGGCAGGCACGACGAGTCGTACAGCAGCACGAACAGGTCGGCGCGATCGAGCGCGGCGGCGATGTCGGCGGGCGGGGTGGTTTCGAGGCAGAGGGTGGTCGCGTCGAGCGAATCGGGCAGGGCGGCAAATGCGCGCAACGCGATGTCGCGGTTGCGGGTGTCATAACCGACCAGCAGTTTTCCCGACTCGCCGCGCGCGAGCTTGTCGCGCAGCGCGGGGTGAAAGCCCAGCGCGCGGTGCAGGTTCAGCATGCGTGTCTCCGGAAGCGGCGGAAGGGCCGCGGCCCTTCCGCGAGAACGGGTGGCCCGCTCAGACCGGCCAGAGCGCGGTGCCGAACGGCACCACGGCGTCCTCGACCATCATGTCGACGGCCTCGGGGTGCGTGTCTTCCTGCATCCAGTCAAGCAATTCGATCTGCTGGGTTTCCTGCATGTCAATTCTCCTGTGGTGAACATGAGTGATTCAACATGAAAGCGTGGCTAAAAGATCGCCGCTCCTCATCCGGCATTTCGTGAATGCCGGACGAGTGGCGTCGATAATAGTCTGACGAATTTGCGAATGCAATGCGTTGCAAGATTTTTAGCGAAAGCCTGCTAAACACGGGAAATTCCGGCAAGCGATGCGAGAAAAAGGCGGATAAATAGAATAATGGGGGCGATCTGATTTTCCAATTATCGGGATCGCGGCCGATTAAATGATTTCGGCGATTCTTTTAAATCGGAAATGTAATGGCGCCGATCATTTCGAATCGCGTCATTAATGAAAGACGATCGC
Encoded proteins:
- a CDS encoding GNAT family N-acetyltransferase, which translates into the protein MITLRPMTEDDFPRFWPTYRAIVAAQETYAFDPAPTPEAARALWLDAPLCTWIAEEDGVLLGSYYLKANAAGPGNHVCNCGYMVSEAARGRGVARLMCEHSQQVARERGFLAMQFNSVVATNEIAVALWQKLGFEIVGRLPRAYRHARLGFVDCYVMFKWLGDAVAAEA
- a CDS encoding type II toxin-antitoxin system RelE/ParE family toxin — protein: MLSKFELLRYQRDDGREPFTEWLNAVRDKLAQARIRERLRRVQTGNFGDCVPVGEGVIELRIHVGAGYRVYFGRHGGALVLLLSGGDKGGQPDDIRRAKEHWSNWKRRQT
- a CDS encoding leucyl aminopeptidase (aminopeptidase T), whose amino-acid sequence is MLNLHRALGFHPALRDKLARGESGKLLVGYDTRNRDIALRAFAALPDSLDATTLCLETTPPADIAAALDRADLFVLLYDSSCLPTPSPSGPPFLAAIRPAIVEHWGKSVLFKDYGPHLDEAFAESLDDIAARNGRLIEAAARASQIRFIDEAGNTLTGSLAPDQKWTSVDGMGNLDIVPGEIATHVTDLNGSVVFSGTFLGTVPFAIKYKVAERLATLHVEGSTIVDFDSDDAGFRRDFSTYLDRHANHRRIEEFGIGTNLGIRGLYGRNAGFEERHPGLHLGLGGGENGSHHLDLIFARGTLALDERIVFDGAFAV